The Nomascus leucogenys isolate Asia chromosome 4, Asia_NLE_v1, whole genome shotgun sequence genome includes the window GATTTGTCTATCTGTAGTTTTAAATTCAGGTTACATTAAGAGCAAAAAACAAGACTACATGTGTATTAAACTCAGTGACCTAGTTTTTAACTAAACCTAAGTTTTAAGCAGTCTTCATTAAATTGAACTGAAAAGTTTGTATTAGGCACTGTAAACACCGTTATTAGAATTGTTTCTCTTATTTCCATGCCTAGCTGTGTATTTTAGTACTCAGAACTGTCTTCagtatttgctcttcttttctctaAAACAGGCACTGATTTACTGTCTCACGCcaataataaactatttttaagctGTATTATTCATAccatgactgaatgaatgaattagcaCATGTTCAGTGTTTACACTTAACTGCTATATAATGTGAGTAACTCTTCGGAAAGCATACTGAATGCCTAGAATTGTACCAAGAAACCAACAACTCTCTTCACACTTAAGACAGGTTCCTATGTGAAACATTCATTGTAGCAAACAACTCAGATGTTTTTTGGTGAAGTAGACATGGCTAATTTTGTGAACTATTTGACACCTATTAAAAACTTGCAAAAAGCTCTGTGATTTCTAATATACTACAACTTAACAAATGATGTTTACAACAGACTAAAGcagatttttcttaaaagcaGTGTAAAGTTTATTGACAAAAAGGTATTTCACCttacataattcaaaataattatattttatatattatatattaaatataaactatattaCTCCTGTAATTTGAGATATtagatttcaaaaatgttatccTTTTGAAGTTTGTTTATGGTAACACAAAAATTGAAGCATAAGGTGACATGTTTGTCTAGTTTGATTTCTGTACTACTAAAATTATACTAGTATCTAAgaggtaataattttttttaatgttataagaTTTAGtcttacatttaatattttgtgaTATTCCTGTACAACAAAGTGAGAATATATGCTGaagattttaatttcatttagttggcaattaagaagcaaaaacaaaatcatgaaTGTCTGAATATGAATGTTTAAtggaaacaaaattgataaaaattagatttaaaatcaCTAATTATAATTTCTTAGATAATTGAggtaaaatacttttaattataaaaataggaGAGGCATTTTTgaagtttctatttctgtttcataTAATCCTCCCCCTCTAGCTTCTTTTTCCTTACCAGGAAATCATCTGGCTCTTCATGTCTTGTGCTGTCATGTCACATTGGTTTAGAACCAACATTATGAGACAGCCCAGTCAAACATAAAGAATGTAATGCATGaaacctaaattttattttaatgtggacTTGGATATATATTCAGCAGTTGATACATCATTTCAATTCACAGTGTCAAAACAATCAAAAGATAATACAAATTGATTCATATTTGAATGAATGTAACTTTACTCTTAATCAGATTTGCAAATAACGTATTTCTTACTACTTACTAATTAATAGCTGCACATTATAGcctaaaataaaatctcagttcTGAGACTCTTCAAGAAGCTCTCATcagttataatatttttattataccattTAATATAATAGTTAATTGCTACATATCAGATGGACAGTGTTATTCTTTCAAGATCTTTTCACTTATTAATGCCCTAAATATCTTTCAATTGTTTTATTCAATTTACATCATCTCAAAACTAATTGGAGCAGAAACTTGATCTGCATATTTCTAAAGTTATTCCCTTTTGTctgtaaaaaagaatgatgagtattaactttttgtaaaataatttatttcagtgaTAATATGCAGCATGCATACTGGGAACTGAAGAGAGAAATGTCTAATTTACATCTGGTGACTCAAGTACAAGCTGAACtactaagaaaactgaaaacctcAACTGCAATCAAGAAAGGCAAGTCACTGTTTACCGGAAACCACTGATTCCAGCCAAACTGCCTGAAGAGCAACTAGCTGTCGTATCTTATCAAAATCTCATCAAATGAGAGATTGATAAGCCAAAGTATATATAGTACGTTCGCAGCCTACCCATTCTCTGCTTTGGCTTCAGTCTCATACTGGTCAACTTCACACATAAAGGTGTTGCTGATGTGTTTTTTCTTCAGTACTGTATTCTTTTCCCCTTGTGGCTTTTCTCAGCCAAGTGTTGCTTATGTGTATAAGACTGAGGTGTTAAGTTTGCTCTAGTTGACCTTTTACCACAGCTActtcatatgtttaaaaaaaaaaaaagacaccaaaagcaaataTTCATTCCAGTGCTACAGAATACACCAAACACCTAGCTTTTTAGgttgttttgaaaaagaaaacaaactttgattatttgggtttttgcatttcttataAGCTTTTCTTTCTGTAAAGGATATAGCTGATTACAACGAAAACTAGGTGCTCTCCCCTTATGCCCTTCAACCAAACAAAAATTTTCATTGCTTTGCCTTTCATATTTAACTGCTTGACTGACTgaactttttgatttttgtgttaACTAGTAGTAGCTACTTTCGCCAAAGCTATTTTTATACCTTAGAGAAAAATTAGTACATTTGTACCTAGTATTACATAACAGGCATATTTCTGAAAAGCTGTGTGATATAAATTTGAATGccctaaaatttactttttaaaaatgagatagaactttttataaaaaataatcaccatctagtttaaaattacttatttatatttcacattGTCTTAAAGAGGACACAAGGATTGTGTCATAAATAGTTCTCCTCAGGAGTGTTTATTAGTgaggaaaaatgttaaattttgggAAGGAAAATTGAATTTAGAACTCCTTTTCATTTTTAGGGAGTTGGTTACATATAAGTCAGGGAAAATAGTATGGTGTTTTAGCAAGTCCAGCTTAATTTTTGGTTCACTTTGTCCTTGAGTTTTCCAGTGGTCAAAGTTATATATGAGACCAAAGGTTGAATGTACAAATAAGATCTCTCTATAAAGGGACTCACAGAGTAATTCTGCATTGAGTTTTCAATGTAGCTTTGTTTACATGATAAATAGAACTACCAAAGAATAATAAAGGAGCAATGCTCTTTTCATACTTGGACATGGCTCATCCTTGTGTTCCTTCCTAGCTGATTAATAAGGTATTTTTCAGTGCTTTGGAACATAAGTTTTCTGGCACATTTCCTATGACAGTGGCAGGCTCAAAGTCACCACTCCTTACACAGAACTCATTGCTTTGAGGAGTACAGAGATGAGACTAGAACCACCTTTCTCCTGACCTTTGTATCACCTTTTTTCCAAAGCCAAACACTACACTTCCAGTTCTCCTCCATCCGTATCCACCCTCCCAGGAAAAACAATGAGCTTATTTTATAATGTCGTTCAATCTGTTTCTTCTAAAATTACATGAAGTCAAGCCTTAGTTACACTTGGCCATCCTTCTTGAGCTAAGGATAAACTTACCTTTCCACACTGGTAGGCTGAGCTAGAGGGAGAGGAGAAACCTGTATTACCAATGTGCTGGCTGTGGTGAAATAATAGCTTTTAAGTAGTCTTTTTCTAGGCCATTGCATTtgtacaaaacttttttttttttttttttttttttactttacctATATTGTGACCACAGTAGCATTAACATTTGCTGTGTTTTACAAGAAACAagattttacaaattttatttaaactgcTTTATGCATAAAAGCCTTTGATATATAAAAACTTCATTTGGGTCTCAccaattaaaaatgcaattatttctgaaaaatttgcTTTTGGACTGCCTGTGGACAAAGAGTTTGAGCAAAGGAATGTTATATTTAACTAATACGTTGCTAAAACTTCTTAAGAACTGTCTCAGTCCCCACTGCCATGTGAACAGTCTGCAACCCTTCTCCAGCCACAGTAAGAGCCAAGAACAGgatctttatttgtattttaactgtattagtttccaacttttaaaaatatgtagttcTTCATCTTTTAAAAGCTCTATGACATAGTTGGGACAGGAATTCTATATCCATTCTGCAGACAAGGAAAGAGACATCAGGAGCAGCTAAGAGACAAATATCTAAAGTCACAGTAAATTGCTGATCCAGGATTAAAACTCAGATCATCTGTCATTTATCTCCTAGTCACAGTGCCTCAATGATCACACTAACTTGGAAATCTTAATTTCATCACCAGTTCTAGAATTCAAATTAGTGAAGTGTTACCAAATTTTATGATCACAAATGTCATGAAAACTGACATTtagtcttgttttctttttagcctGTGCCCCTGTAGGATGCAGTGAAGACCTTGGAAGAGACAGCACAAAACTGCACTTGATGAATTTTACTGCAACATACACAAGACATCCCCCTCTCTCACCAAATGGCAAAGCTCTTTGTCATACCGCATCTTCCCCTTTACCAGGAGATGTAAAGGTTTTATCAGAGAAAGCAGTCCTCCAATCATGGACAGACAATGAGAGATCCATTCCTAATGATGGTACATGCTTTCAGGAACACAGTTCTTATGGCAGAAATTCTCTAGAAGACAATTCCTGGGTATTTCCAAGTCCTCCTAAATCAAGTGAGACAGCATTTGGggaaactaaaactaaaactttgCCTTTACCCAACCTTCCGCCACTCCATTACTTGGATCAACATAATCAGAACTGCCTTTATAAGAATTAATTTGGAAGAGATTCATGATTTCACCATGAGGACACTTATCTCTTTCAGTGGTCCTCCCAAGAAATTATTTAACAAACTGAAAGGggattttgattaaaattttgcAGAGGTCTTCAGTATCTATATTTGAACATACTGTACAATATGTACAAAAACCAACATAGTTGGTTTCCTAGTATGAAACAGCACCCTCTAGCTCCATATTCTAAGAATCTGAAATATGCTACTATGCTAATTAATAAGTAAACTTAAGGTGTTTAAAAAAGAGAACTCTGCCTTCGataataattgtaaaattttGCCTCTCAGAAGAATGGAATTGGAGATTGTAGACGTGGCTTTACAAAGTGTGAAATGTCTAAATATCTgttcataaaaagaaaaggaaaccatgTATGTTGCTTCAAATTGCATAATGGAACAAATGGCGATGTGAATAGGttacatttctgttgttataaTGCGTAaagatattgaaaatataatgaaataaaagtatcTTAGGTTATACCATCTTTATATGCTGTTGTGTTTCAATATTtgatttaaagtgattttttgGTCACAGTGTTTTGttgataaaattttagaattgaagTTTGAATTCTAAGACTCGAAACAACCTGATCACTGAAGCCAACTTTGTCCCAGCACATTCCTTAAGTcctaattggaaaaaaaaaaaaaatgaaataatagttgAAAAACTCTGGAGTGTAAACAAATGATTGTAACCCTACACACTATTCAATAAGTAGTAGAAGGAGCATCACACAGATTTCAGTCTAATCTGCCCTTCAGTGGGccataatataaacataaatgtatgtgtgtaatgataaaaagtcattttcttcaAAGGGACTACAGCTGCACGTTGTGTAGAGCAGCTTCTAAATTGTTAGACTTTGTGTTGTAATATTCTATTTATTGAGAAAGtgattttaaattagaatttttaatcaTAGAAATCAGGGTTTGGGCTGCATTGATATTGTCAATCATGAAATGTCCACACACTCATTCTAAGTGGccaattatttgtaaataaagaaggaaataaagatggcTTCACATGGAAATTTAAGTTCTTTCAGGGTGGAGATTTACTTGGTTCATACACCTTTTGCCTGAATTAAAGTATTTCATGTAAGAGGACTTTATCCTTTTTGACAGACAGTTTCATATATCTTGAACTCAAAAAAATATCTCAGATCTCTTCTACTATATTATTACTGAATAGCATACATACATAGACAATGTTCACCATTCaccagatatttttttctttctattatcttACACTTATTCAGGCTTGTCTGTGATTAATGGAATTGGTGTCAGATGCTGGAATTTATTCTGACCAATGAACACAGCTGACTCAGGGGAGTACAATCTCCTGCCAAGTAATAGAACCAAACCCAATATgcataaaacaaatacaatactCCAGGCTTTAGCTGAAGGAAGCAACTACCTGTGTAATAACAAAGCAGCAAAAACTATTTCTCATGTGGCTGCATAGGCTGTATATTATATCTGATCTCTAATGTAGCTTACtggtttgccttttttaaaaccaaaattgcaaattttcctttgtaaagaaaaaaagtctaatgAGATAATTGCTTGATTAATGTTTTGAACAATACCAAGaaattgtttaattaaaataaattatttttgtttgaaattgaAGTGGATGTGAAATATTGTCCTTGCCTATATATCTCAAAGTCTGGTACTAATTGTTGGTTGTTAATATGATTCATATAATAGACATCTGTTAAACCAGCTTTTGAgtggagaaaattattttccatttaaacagTACAGTGATAATTGATAGCTATCAAACAGGTATACTAAAAAGTCAGTGACTGTGACAGTTTAAAGTGCTAGACAAAGGATGTATAAGGTTCTTTAGTAAGGAAAGATTAACCAAAAATTTTTTACCCAGCTAGAAGCTTTTAAATCTACACTTGATCATCTCTGCTCTaggtaaaattcaaataaacaaaaaacagtggCCCATCTGTAGCTTATGAATctatttaaaattgaatattttatgttGACTTCTTTCATACTAGCTGAAACTTGCTCTAAAGAGCTTCTTTTGAATCTTTAGGTTTCTTTTTATAAGGTTCAATTCAGTACATCCATAAATTGACAGAATGAAGAGaacataaataacaaaaagcCACCTATTCCTTCCTCTTGCTCCcttattaaagtaaaatttacatcTGTAAGACTTACTGAGTTGCTGCCAAAATGGAACTGAATTCTTAAAAGCAGGAACGTGCCTATGTGAAACATTAGAAAACCAAAATATATGGGAAAATTCAGACTTGAAGAGCTGAATGATGTGACAACAAAGTCCTGATCTTAATTCAGAAAGGCTACTTGAAGAAGGTGTATCTCAAGGGGTAAAAAACCTGTGGGTTATCACATATTAACAGGGAATAGTATCAACAGAGGCACCCATAAGCAAGCAAGACACAACTGAGACAGATGTACCAGGTGAAAAAAATCTTCAGTATGGATACGCATGGGTATTCTGAAGGCTACAATGAATGGTTTCAGTCTTTGACACAAGGAGGACGAACATATTATTTGTATTGTATAATCTAATTTGGCTTCTATGGGGAAAGCAACATGTACATAAGTGAATTTTCTACATGAAGTGGGCTACTTCTGATTTTAATCAAAGGTATAAAATAGATTGTATACTTCACTAGCTTCTTAAAGTAACTTTTCCATTTTCAATTATCTCTAAAAACAGTTAACTTCCTGTGCTCTAGGAAATGCACCAATACCAAAGGTCAATGTGGAAATATGGGCATGTTTGCCCCTATGCTGTGTGGTCTCTAGATTTCtatatttgctttgcttttgtctGCTCTAGTAATCTCCCTCCTTTTGATCTGTGGCCTGGGAAAATGTGGTTTCtttgtatttcaaataaaagtacaATAGTTTTTTGAGTGGTTCACTCAAGAGTAAAGTGTGGAACTTGAATTGATTCTGTAGTGTCCTATTTaagttctttcttaaaaaaaaaatctctcagatCTATTTCATGGGATTAGGGAAAGTTAAACGTTGTCTTGGTAGTAATTTCTATTTGTGATTTTGATGAGGACTGTGTGAAAATATACGTAAAATTTACTTATCTTGAAACTAGTTACAATGGCTGTGGAAAATTTAACAGCTCATGgggaaaaaacaacttttaatatAAAAGCTCAAATTATTAAATTGGGACATAAATTTTTTATACTACTTCCTGAGTCTATTACTATGTTACAGAATTGGTAATTCACTTAGAtaacttttcaaaatgaaagattAAAGGACTCAGTAGCCAAGTTATCAGGTTAAGAACATAtaatatgttttagaaaattcTACATCAAAGATGTAAGTAAAATTAATTCATATAAGTAAGTATCTCCTTATCTATGGTTCTGCTATGGTTTGATGTGTCCCCCAagagttcatgtgttggaaacttagtTGCTAATTTAACAGTACTAAGAGATGGAGCCTTTAAGAGGTAATAGGGTGATGAGCCCTCGTGAATGGATTTATGCCATTATTACAGGTTTTAGTTCTCAAGAGAGCGGGTTGTTATAAAAGCTTGCCCACACTTGTTTGTCCTTCTATTTTTTACACCCTATTATGTTTTGATGCAGTATGAAAACCCTTGCCAGAAGCTGCTGGCAAATaaactccagaactgtgagccaaacaaACTTTTCTTATAAGTTACCTGGTCTTGGGTATTCTcccatagcaacagaaaatggactaagatagttTCCAAATAAGCCTCTACTACTACTAACAGTAACTACCAATATAAGAGCATCTACCAGGTCTGAAGCACTGTCTTATTCCTGCTATATGCGATACTCAGTACATCCTCACAAACTGTATTAGATTTACTTCCACAGCTgtatagctagtaagtggtagaatcAGGAAGGATTCTGGTTCATAGCCATTCTGCTATACTGCCTAGTTATTACTAACACCTTTGAAGGTTGTCCATTCCTGCTTTTCTTTAGTTTTGGCTCCCATGGTTAGCCATTAGGATATACACTGGAAGAAAAGTAATATAAGGACCATATTGAACTCTAAAAAATCAGTATCACTGTTATAGTTGTGGAAAAATTTTCAAAAGGTCCAGAATGACCAGGAAAACCATATCCCAATTCAGTAACTACTCCTTTCCCATTTAAGAAaccaaaactttgaaataaaatatttatttcagataaaattaatatttccatAATTAAGATAAAGCAAACATACATACTTGAGTCCATTATTTAAGGTGATTTATACTATAAAATGACTTCCATGAATATTAGAGTTCCTGAATGTCATTTGAGTATCTGCCTACATGCTTGTTGGAAGCTTCTGTAGCCTTTTCTTTGTAGGAATTCCAGTTTTTCTgaattcttccctttccttcaggTATTCCATTTTGCATTCTTCATAAAAGGCTGGATCATTATAGCtatgagaaggaaatgaaaatattttcaagtaaataatCCTGCACATGTTAAATGTAAGCTTACTTTAATTACTAATATTCAGACATCTGGTTCATCAGGCTCAATCTTTAGAAGTATACTTCTAGTAATGGTTACAAATTCACTGTTAACTTTATGCTACCAAACTAAAGACcaaatcattcatttttatatagcaCTGTCACAGAATAGAGCAATGAGAAGCACAGCTCCTGTCCTGGGAACCCACGGTGTAAAGGACAAGTAAAGACTGGATTAAAATTAAATCTATAAAATACTGTGACAGAGGTATGGCCCAGTGCACCATGGGAACAAGGAAGAAATGGGGAGGGCAGAGGTATCAAGGGGAAATGCTTGAGTTGTATTTTGAAAGACCAACAGAAATCCATATAGAATGCAAGTGTGGGAAGGCACATGGATGAGGAAAAACTAATGCATGAAAAACTGCAAGTAGATAGGTACCACTATAGCAGATTATGCACATAGGAGAAAAGGCCTGAAATGAAGATGGAATGGGCAAAAGTCAAATCATGATGTGCCATTTATGCTATACTAAGAAACTAAAATCAATCCTGAAGAAAATGGGGCACAATTCATAGAGCACCTCACCTGTAAGATCAGTTTTGTATCTTGGATGAATCTGACAACATGTGGCAGACAGGACAAAAGGAGGCAAGCAAGGTTAGAGGCAAGATAGCCAATAAACTgttaaaataatacatgcaaaaaaTGATGGAAGGCGCAGGCCAAAGAAGGAGCTGtaggaatgaaaaggaagagaTGATGTGCAGGAAATTTCAGAAATCAATAGGAAATAACCAATTAGAGTTAGGAGACAAGACTGAAGATACTAAACTACTGTATAATTCACAAAGACACACTGTAGGACGAGCAAAAGGAGCCCAGTTCATTTTTGGActtgaacaaagaaacaaatgttaCTTTCTATAGTAAGTAATTGAATTCATGGGTGCAAACTAAACTTCCTCAGATTTAAGAATGAGAAGAGAACTTGGGGAATCACCAACTTTAAGGAGTAGGTTAAAAACATTGAGAAGTACAAAGAGATGttgggaaaatgggaaaaaatatcagGGAAGACGGGAGAATTTTAAGAAGGGATTGCCAGAGAGAGGTCAAGTAAAAGAGGAAGAACAATTTGTTGGATTTGTCTACCATCAGCCCATTAGAGCCTTTAAAAAGAGCAGGTTCAGTGATGTGAGGACAGAAATCAGATCATAGTgtattaaggaaaaaatgaaagtaagagGTAGAAATAAAGGAGCAAAAACAATGTTTCAAAATGAGAGAGGATAGCAGTTACATTCATTTCATGGAAATGTCAATAGTAATTAACAAAGCACAACACCCTCTTATTTAAAGATGAATAAGTACTATTTCTTAGTGTATCTGGGGACTCAAAGTCAAGTACAATTTTCCCtaataattttccatttactttcaGTTAATGTCACATCCACTGCTTATCTCTTCTAAACAAGCAGAAACAGCCATCCTTCCtagcccctctcctcccctcagaTGGACTagaatctgttattttcttcttgtatttctagggggtgagagagagaaggatatTCAAATGATTAATATTCagataaataataacaaatactaATCAAAaaagagctaacatttactgaatacctatCATGGTAAATGTGTTTACATGCAGTACCTCACAATCACTCCATAAGTTATAATTATTCCTTCTTACGATGAAGAGCCTGCCTAAGGTCACACGGCTAGCTAAGCTCTCACTGATACAGAAGCTGAACCCAGGTTGCCCTCTCTGCAGTCTATACTCCTGTCTGCTCTGCTCTAGAGCTGCCCCGACTGGAGTGAAGGATAATATGTCAAACTAGCAATAACAATTATGACTGAATCtgagatataaaaattatttaatcaatgTATAAGACAGAATTTAATAATTCAGTCATACAAAAGTTTAAGAGATTCGTTTACTCAGTAAACATTTCTTGGAAGCACTCAGGAATAGAACTGAAAGAATATTAAGTCACAGACTGAACCTTTACTCCTATATGGTAAAGCACTGAGTACAATACCTGGACCATAAATAAGGGCTGCTGTTGATATTattaacttaagaaaaaaaatcaatattgatTATGTTTCATCATTtacaaatatatcaaatatagaGATGAGTTTACATAATCTCTAAAGTCTTTTCCAACTCCACCATTCTAAAAAAAGGTCTATAAgtttatgtgtacatattttatttaaaaaaatgtagggtTCAGGTgttcattacatttttatttaacccTCTAAGATACATACCATACTGACATATACACTACACAGGCTAcagaaattaaaggaaataaaggcTTACCAAAACTAAGATCTCTCAACATTCAATTAACAAAACTTAGTAAAGTATTCTGCAATCTTATCTGTCAATAATGTGGGCAATAGAACATGGGTGAATAAATCACCATGTGAATTCAAAGAACTTCAcacatttttacttaaatttaaggaactacaacaaaatattagtgaacatgatattataaaattattttaaaattgaatttggtTAACTTCAAAAATCTAAATTTACCTTTATATCATCCATATGATTTAACTCAAATTTCTAGGAGTTAAATTATATTAATCCAACAAATCACAAGGCTGGAGAAAGTCTCAGAGATATTTTAATTCAGTTATCTTTACaatagaataaacaaaaatcagtCTGCACTATATTTTACAGATCAAACTGTTCATGAAAAAAGATTTGTTAAATAGtgaaaaatcatatattttttgtCTGCTGACTTCATCTTTTTAATCAGATACAATGCTGACAAAATTTGAAAAGACTCTTTCATAAATATGTTGCATTTTTAAGACTATACTGGAACTTTAGACTCAGCCAATAATATGATAAATTTGGTACGGAGAGGTACAGAATATATTACATGTAATGAGTTAAGTAACATACTCTTATCTACCACAAATACACATAGAAGCACAAATGCTGAGATGACTACTTACTAAGCAGTTAGACATTCTTTCAATGCAGAATTTTCTTTCCGGCATTTTACTACCATAAGAAATCCAGAGCTCTTGCAACATTTGgtaaaatctgaaataaatttggaaggaaaaaattacttgtaattatatctatataaatacacacacacacatacacacacacaattttcttctttttagaaaaaaaaaagcctgtcacccaggctggagtgcagtggcatgattatagctcactgcagccttgacatctaTTATGTACATTGTGCTTGGCACGTGGTACCATGCTCAACAAAAGACATGTACACCAGTAAAAGGCAGAATAAGATGAGTGATATTCACTTTGTAGAAATAAATGTGAtttgagaagagggagagaggacttCTGAGATGAAGGGCAAGGAGACTTCATAGAGAGAGgatgtagagataggatttctgGTAGAGAAACAGTACAATCATGGGCTGCTTAACAATgaggatacgttctgagaaacgCATCATTTGGCAATTTCATCGTGGTCCAAAgatcagagtgtacttacacaaacctagatggtacagctgAGTAGATTATCTAGACTATTTTTTATagcctaggctacaaacctgtaccgtatgttactatactgaatactgcaggAAATTGTAACAGAAAGGTAAGTACTTGTATATCTAAACatttctaaacacagaaaaggtacagtaaaaatacagcattatcatcttatggaaccaccatcatatatgtagTCTGTTGTTGACCTAAACACTGTCATGCAGTGCACGACTGTATATTCTAGGAGAAATACAAAGAGTTGACTCCTCCTTTCCAGGGGAATTGTTTCCAGACATTGGTTATCTGTTGTCTAGTCTCTGTCTTCTTAGTACCCGGCAACAAAAGCCGGTGGATTCTCACCTCATGGCATCAAGGCATCCCTTTGCTTTTACACAACCCTGCCATGGTTTCTTAACTTCTAATAACAGGACTCCCATTTCATTCCCAAGTAAGTTCTAGGTGCC containing:
- the CMC1 gene encoding COX assembly mitochondrial protein homolog isoform X2; this encodes MALDPADQHLRHVEKDVLIPKIMREKAKERCSEQVQDFTKCCKSSGFLMVVKCRKENSALKECLTAYYNDPAFYEECKMEYLKEREEFRKTGIPTKKRLQKLPTSM
- the CMC1 gene encoding COX assembly mitochondrial protein homolog isoform X3, which gives rise to MREKAKERCSEQVQDFTKCCKSSGFLMVVKCRKENSALKECLTAYYNDPAFYEECKMEYLKEREEFRKTGIPTKKRLQKLPTSM
- the CMC1 gene encoding COX assembly mitochondrial protein homolog isoform X1, whose amino-acid sequence is MRILLQVYYKHFSCFSYRVNSSTKLSSGTNQHLRHVEKDVLIPKIMREKAKERCSEQVQDFTKCCKSSGFLMVVKCRKENSALKECLTAYYNDPAFYEECKMEYLKEREEFRKTGIPTKKRLQKLPTSM